A section of the Mycobacterium sp. 3519A genome encodes:
- a CDS encoding alpha-D-ribose 1-methylphosphonate 5-phosphate C-P-lyase PhnJ has protein sequence MTSTAELLTELAAEAAPAGILDEGAKREIRRAVLTAVCVPGYQVPFGSREMPVARGWGSGGLQVTLAVIGAEDTVKVIDQGDDAGVNATNLRRMIAATTGCAETVDTREATVVQTRHRVPEEALGAGKLLVFQVPVAEVLRKVQKSVAECERMHAENDYALMWVNLYEDIVHNGMITRTTGYPVLVGGRYVMTTSPVPRWDVPRLHHSEHINLYGAGREKRIMAIPPHTDVTPLTFDDVPFEVEYAEGAVCTLCGSDDVFLVPAGTSGGFVCSDTEWCARVRDDDADRVAHRQRSPLHLLPDPRRRAAATAAASRNRPVPRRQTGSPAAEWLLRVDSIGKVHGPGGVHAVPGTGPGYGTAVSPDTGAIVAAWDVSFDVAPGEALGVIGESGSGKSTVLKCVIGDEQATAGSVHLATLDAGRTDLLRLPDADRRRLRIDGMAVVHQNPADGLNLRVSAGGNIAEQLTAAGWRNYHNIRNRAAELLERVEVPLSRMDDPVGTFSGGMRQRVQIAKALATEPPVVLLDEPTTGLDASVAAGVVDLLRSLLAERDVAAVVVSHDFSVVEALTDRTIVMHLGRVIEAGLTDQLFHDPHQPYTQRLVAAARR, from the coding sequence ATGACGTCGACTGCAGAACTGCTTACCGAGTTGGCGGCCGAGGCCGCACCGGCCGGGATCCTCGACGAGGGTGCCAAGCGAGAAATTCGCCGCGCCGTACTGACCGCGGTCTGTGTGCCCGGATATCAGGTGCCATTCGGATCCAGGGAGATGCCGGTGGCCCGCGGCTGGGGTTCCGGCGGCCTGCAGGTGACGCTGGCAGTGATCGGTGCAGAAGACACCGTGAAAGTCATCGATCAGGGCGACGACGCCGGCGTGAACGCAACCAACCTGCGCCGGATGATCGCCGCGACGACCGGATGCGCCGAAACGGTGGACACGCGGGAGGCCACCGTCGTGCAGACGCGGCATCGAGTGCCCGAGGAGGCGCTGGGCGCAGGCAAGTTACTCGTCTTCCAGGTTCCGGTGGCCGAGGTGCTGCGCAAGGTGCAGAAGTCGGTCGCTGAATGCGAACGCATGCATGCCGAGAACGACTACGCCCTGATGTGGGTCAACCTGTACGAGGACATCGTGCACAACGGCATGATCACCAGGACCACCGGTTATCCGGTGCTGGTCGGCGGGCGCTATGTGATGACGACGTCGCCCGTGCCCCGCTGGGACGTTCCCCGGCTGCACCACAGCGAGCACATCAACCTCTACGGCGCGGGCCGGGAGAAGCGGATCATGGCCATCCCGCCGCACACCGATGTGACGCCGTTGACGTTCGATGACGTGCCGTTCGAGGTGGAGTACGCCGAGGGCGCGGTGTGCACACTGTGCGGCAGCGACGATGTCTTCCTGGTGCCCGCCGGCACCAGCGGCGGGTTCGTGTGCAGCGACACCGAATGGTGTGCGCGGGTGCGCGACGACGACGCCGACCGCGTCGCCCATCGCCAACGGTCCCCACTGCACTTACTGCCCGATCCGCGTAGGCGGGCCGCGGCGACGGCGGCGGCCTCGCGGAACCGCCCGGTCCCGCGCAGGCAGACCGGCAGCCCTGCCGCGGAGTGGCTGCTGCGTGTCGACTCGATCGGCAAGGTGCACGGTCCCGGTGGTGTGCACGCGGTGCCCGGCACCGGCCCCGGGTACGGCACCGCGGTCAGCCCCGACACGGGGGCCATCGTTGCGGCGTGGGATGTGTCCTTCGACGTCGCACCCGGCGAGGCACTCGGAGTGATCGGCGAATCCGGCTCCGGTAAGTCGACGGTCCTCAAGTGCGTGATCGGCGACGAACAAGCCACCGCGGGATCGGTCCATCTGGCCACGCTGGACGCGGGCCGGACAGACCTGCTCCGGTTACCCGATGCCGACCGGCGCCGGTTGCGCATCGACGGTATGGCGGTGGTGCACCAAAACCCGGCTGACGGACTGAATCTGCGGGTGAGCGCCGGCGGCAACATCGCCGAGCAGCTGACCGCGGCGGGCTGGCGGAACTACCACAACATCCGCAACCGCGCCGCGGAACTGCTTGAGCGGGTGGAAGTTCCGTTGAGCCGTATGGATGACCCGGTCGGCACGTTCTCCGGTGGGATGCGTCAACGGGTACAGATCGCCAAGGCGTTGGCCACCGAACCGCCGGTGGTGCTGCTCGACGAGCCGACGACAGGGTTGGATGCGTCGGTGGCGGCCGGGGTGGTCGACCTGTTGCGCAGCCTGCTGGCCGAACGCGATGTCGCGGCCGTCGTGGTCAGCCACGACTTCTCGGTCGTCGAAGCGCTGACCGATCGCACCATCGTCATGCATCTGGGACGCGTCATCGAAGCGGGTCTCACCGACCAGCTGTTCCACGATCCCCATCAGCCCTACACCCAGCGGCTCGTTGCCGCGGCCAGGAGGTGA
- a CDS encoding ATP-binding cassette domain-containing protein produces MNSLYDVDVDVHPGEHVALAGPSGAGKSSLLRCVNRTYLPDSGSVALRVAQDERVELTGLSDRAMARLRGREFGYVSQFLNAPPRTDPLDVVAATARRRGLNRAEARDAAVDALRRLNLDEALWDVDCSVLSGGERQRVNLAAGTVSPPRLLLLDEPVSALDPVNREAALELIASLTAQGVAVLAVFHDLAAMRQLASRVVLMRDGRIVGDGAPNEMLEGAA; encoded by the coding sequence GTGAATTCGCTGTACGATGTCGACGTCGATGTGCACCCGGGCGAACACGTCGCGCTGGCTGGGCCGAGCGGGGCTGGCAAGTCGTCACTGCTGCGCTGCGTGAACCGGACCTACCTGCCGGACTCCGGGTCGGTGGCCCTGCGGGTCGCGCAGGACGAGCGGGTCGAGCTGACCGGGCTGTCGGACCGGGCGATGGCGCGCCTCCGTGGTCGTGAATTCGGTTACGTGTCACAGTTTCTCAACGCGCCGCCGCGCACGGACCCGTTGGATGTGGTGGCGGCGACGGCGCGTAGGCGCGGGCTGAACCGGGCGGAGGCGCGGGATGCCGCGGTCGATGCGCTGCGGAGGCTCAACCTCGACGAGGCGCTGTGGGATGTGGACTGCTCGGTGCTCTCGGGTGGCGAGCGGCAGCGGGTGAACCTCGCAGCGGGCACCGTGTCGCCGCCCCGGCTGCTCCTGCTCGACGAGCCGGTGTCGGCACTGGACCCGGTGAACCGGGAGGCGGCGCTGGAGCTGATCGCATCGCTGACGGCGCAGGGCGTCGCGGTCCTCGCCGTCTTCCATGACCTCGCCGCGATGCGTCAGCTGGCGTCACGGGTGGTCCTCATGCGTGACGGCCGCATCGTCGGCGACGGCGCACCGAACGAAATGTTGGAGGGAGCCGCATGA
- a CDS encoding alpha-D-ribose 1-methylphosphonate 5-triphosphate diphosphatase, with protein MTTELSESRLGHWPLAAPPDDYVLGHVRAVLPDRVLDDALVAVRGGLIAAVEPHRPGVQADVDGEGLLCIPGLVDTHSDGLEKERLPRPGAELPLDFALLSFEAKLRAAAVTTVFHGTGFENSFGRGVPRTVEGAQQVCAAIDARAADGLVDHRLLYRLDVRSADGLRALQERLADITSQQVLVSHEDHTPGIGQYADRRYYERYIVGTRGFSQEEAVEHVDELIAERDSRLGLRDATMSWLSEQAGAGRIRLLGHDLTSAAEVEELVGRGGAVAEFPTTVEAAEAARERGLPVVMGAPNVLRGSSHNGNASARELVGRGLVTSIASDYLPSGLLAAVFALEGDGLLALPAAIGLVTAGPADVAGITDRGRLQPGLRADIALIATGPLWPVVHSVLVSAR; from the coding sequence ATGACGACTGAGCTGTCCGAATCACGGTTGGGGCATTGGCCGTTGGCCGCGCCGCCGGACGATTACGTGTTGGGACACGTGCGGGCGGTGTTGCCCGATCGGGTGCTCGACGATGCGCTGGTCGCGGTGCGCGGCGGTCTGATCGCCGCCGTCGAGCCGCACCGGCCCGGCGTACAAGCCGATGTGGACGGGGAGGGTCTGCTGTGCATCCCCGGCTTGGTCGACACGCACAGCGACGGGCTGGAGAAGGAGCGGCTGCCGAGGCCCGGCGCCGAGTTGCCGCTCGACTTCGCGCTGCTGTCGTTCGAAGCAAAACTGCGCGCCGCGGCGGTCACAACCGTTTTCCACGGCACCGGATTCGAGAACAGCTTCGGGCGCGGCGTGCCGCGCACAGTTGAAGGCGCACAGCAGGTCTGCGCGGCGATCGACGCGCGCGCCGCCGACGGCCTGGTCGACCACCGGCTGCTCTACCGGCTCGATGTGCGGTCGGCCGACGGGCTGCGGGCGTTGCAGGAGCGGTTGGCCGATATCACCTCGCAACAGGTGCTGGTGTCGCACGAGGACCACACCCCGGGGATCGGCCAGTACGCCGACCGGCGCTACTACGAGCGCTACATCGTTGGGACCCGCGGCTTCTCGCAGGAGGAGGCGGTCGAGCACGTCGACGAGTTGATCGCCGAACGTGACAGCCGTCTCGGGTTGCGGGATGCGACGATGTCGTGGCTGAGCGAACAGGCGGGTGCGGGCCGGATCAGGCTGCTGGGGCACGATCTCACCTCGGCCGCCGAAGTCGAGGAACTGGTGGGACGCGGTGGCGCGGTCGCCGAGTTCCCGACCACGGTCGAAGCCGCAGAAGCCGCACGGGAGCGCGGCTTGCCTGTGGTGATGGGCGCGCCGAATGTGTTGCGCGGCAGTTCGCACAACGGCAATGCGTCGGCGCGAGAGTTGGTGGGCAGGGGCCTGGTGACCTCGATCGCGTCGGACTACCTGCCGTCTGGTCTGCTGGCCGCGGTCTTCGCTCTGGAGGGTGACGGGTTGCTTGCGTTACCGGCTGCTATCGGTCTGGTGACCGCGGGACCGGCCGACGTGGCGGGGATTACGGACCGTGGCCGATTGCAGCCTGGCCTGCGCGCCGATATCGCGTTGATCGCGACCGGGCCGCTGTGGCCGGTCGTGCATTCGGTCCTGGTGAGCGCCCGATGA
- a CDS encoding inositol monophosphatase family protein, which produces MSHIGWPVPEPDVPPGTHPVLADAVRAAAAEFGSARVQYDRAALAEKVEMGADGTPTMRLDILVDTAIAAVIDKHKVNLLSEEIGVIDNGSALTLVVDPVDGTANAAAGVPLSAFAGVLAIDGVATEALTCWFDTGRCWRAVAGQPAPYRTTGRKTLDGAAVSLLRPHGPDDDAWWRVARRAARVRILSTSCLEAALVAEGSTDAFADAGSDTHRIMDLAAAMVMVPAAGGAVLDVRGRPLELDPDLTRRWSGVVAATRELAEELVDILNDDADGRDTQ; this is translated from the coding sequence ATGAGTCATATCGGCTGGCCGGTTCCAGAACCAGATGTGCCGCCGGGCACCCATCCTGTTCTCGCCGACGCGGTGCGGGCGGCGGCCGCCGAATTCGGTTCGGCCCGTGTGCAATACGACCGGGCTGCGCTGGCAGAGAAGGTCGAGATGGGCGCCGACGGCACACCGACGATGCGGTTGGACATCCTGGTCGACACGGCGATCGCCGCGGTCATCGACAAGCACAAGGTCAACCTGCTCAGCGAGGAGATCGGCGTCATCGACAACGGCTCGGCGCTCACCTTGGTGGTCGATCCGGTCGACGGTACCGCGAATGCGGCTGCGGGAGTGCCACTTTCGGCGTTCGCCGGCGTGCTTGCGATCGACGGCGTCGCAACCGAGGCGCTGACATGCTGGTTCGACACCGGGCGGTGCTGGCGTGCGGTCGCGGGCCAGCCCGCGCCCTACCGGACGACAGGTCGGAAGACTCTCGACGGTGCGGCAGTCAGCCTGCTGCGCCCGCACGGTCCCGATGACGACGCATGGTGGCGGGTTGCCAGAAGGGCTGCCCGGGTACGGATCCTGTCCACCAGTTGCCTGGAGGCAGCGCTGGTCGCTGAGGGGTCCACTGACGCGTTCGCCGATGCCGGGTCGGACACCCACCGGATCATGGATCTGGCGGCGGCGATGGTGATGGTGCCCGCGGCGGGCGGTGCGGTGCTCGACGTCCGGGGCAGGCCGCTGGAGCTCGATCCGGATCTGACCCGACGGTGGTCGGGGGTGGTGGCGGCGACGCGCGAGCTTGCCGAAGAGCTGGTCGACATCCTCAACGACGACGCGGATGGTAGGGACACGCAGTGA
- a CDS encoding HD domain-containing protein, producing MTLTRDELAGLIDGLAGLPYGDEVVDQRTHALQTGWYAAGAGADDELLLAAVLHDVGRATPVRAQWPELPHELAGAEFAKCHVGQRAAWIIAEHVPAKRYLVAADSAYHAHLSAASVASLMRQGGPMNETEVAVFAAHPNAEEAVLVRRWDDNAKDPNGPVVSIVDVLDAYGRLCETAANRHSPGTPFSS from the coding sequence GTGACGCTGACCCGTGACGAGCTCGCCGGGCTGATCGATGGTCTCGCCGGGTTGCCCTACGGCGACGAGGTGGTGGATCAGCGCACCCATGCGCTGCAGACCGGGTGGTACGCCGCCGGTGCCGGTGCCGATGACGAGTTGCTGTTGGCCGCGGTGCTGCACGACGTCGGCCGGGCCACGCCGGTTCGCGCGCAGTGGCCGGAGCTCCCGCATGAGCTTGCCGGCGCTGAGTTCGCGAAGTGCCACGTCGGGCAGCGGGCCGCCTGGATCATCGCCGAGCACGTCCCCGCCAAGCGTTACCTGGTCGCCGCCGACAGCGCGTATCACGCGCACTTGAGCGCAGCGTCAGTGGCGTCGTTGATGCGGCAGGGCGGGCCGATGAACGAGACGGAGGTGGCGGTTTTCGCGGCGCACCCGAACGCCGAAGAGGCGGTACTGGTGCGGCGTTGGGATGACAACGCCAAAGATCCGAACGGGCCGGTGGTTTCGATCGTCGACGTGCTCGACGCCTACGGACGGCTGTGCGAAACGGCAGCCAACCGCCATTCGCCGGGGACGCCCTTCAGTTCGTGA
- the rpsF gene encoding 30S ribosomal protein S6, with translation MRPYEIMVILDPTLDERTVAPSLEAFLNVVRKDGGSVDKVDIWGKRRLAYEIAKHAEGIYAVVDVKAEPATVSELDRQLNLNESVLRTKVLRTDKH, from the coding sequence ATGCGTCCATACGAAATCATGGTCATCCTCGACCCCACACTCGACGAGCGCACCGTAGCTCCGTCGCTGGAGGCGTTCCTCAACGTGGTCCGCAAGGACGGCGGCAGTGTCGACAAGGTCGACATCTGGGGCAAGCGCCGGCTGGCATACGAGATCGCCAAGCATGCCGAGGGCATCTACGCCGTCGTCGATGTGAAGGCTGAGCCCGCGACCGTGTCCGAGCTCGACCGTCAGCTCAACCTGAACGAGTCCGTTCTGCGGACCAAGGTGCTGCGGACCGACAAGCACTAG
- a CDS encoding single-stranded DNA-binding protein: protein MAGDTTITVVGNLTADPELRFTPSGAAVANFTVASTPRIYDRQSGEWKDGEALFLRCNIWREAAENVAESLTRGSRVIVQGRLKQRSFETREGEKRTVVEVEVDEIGPSLRYATAKVNKASRSGGGGGGFGSGGGGSRGGGSEAKQDDPWGSAPASGSFAGSDDEPPF from the coding sequence GTGGCTGGTGACACCACCATCACCGTCGTCGGAAACCTGACCGCCGATCCGGAACTTCGCTTCACGCCGTCAGGTGCGGCCGTTGCGAACTTCACGGTCGCGTCGACGCCGCGCATCTACGACCGCCAGAGCGGGGAGTGGAAGGACGGCGAAGCGCTGTTCCTGCGCTGCAACATCTGGCGCGAAGCGGCCGAGAACGTGGCCGAGAGCCTGACCCGCGGATCGCGGGTGATCGTGCAGGGCAGGCTCAAGCAGCGCTCATTCGAGACCCGTGAGGGCGAGAAGCGCACCGTGGTCGAGGTCGAGGTCGACGAGATCGGCCCCTCGCTGCGGTACGCCACCGCCAAGGTCAACAAGGCCAGCCGCAGCGGCGGCGGTGGCGGCGGATTCGGCAGCGGCGGCGGCGGTTCCCGCGGCGGCGGCTCGGAAGCCAAGCAGGACGATCCGTGGGGCAGCGCCCCGGCGTCGGGCTCGTTCGCGGGCAGCGACGACGAACCGCCCTTCTGA
- the rpsR gene encoding 30S ribosomal protein S18 — translation MAKANKRRPAPEKPVKTRKCVFCSKKGQAIDYKDTALLRTYISERGKIRARRVTGNCVQHQRDIAIAVKNAREVALLPFSSSTR, via the coding sequence ATGGCCAAGGCCAACAAGCGGCGCCCCGCGCCGGAAAAGCCCGTCAAGACGCGCAAGTGCGTCTTCTGCTCCAAGAAGGGGCAGGCGATCGACTACAAGGACACGGCGCTGCTGCGCACCTACATCAGCGAGCGGGGCAAGATCCGCGCCCGCCGGGTGACCGGTAACTGCGTGCAGCACCAGCGCGACATCGCGATCGCGGTCAAGAACGCCCGCGAGGTGGCGCTGCTGCCCTTCAGCTCGTCAACGCGATAG
- the rplI gene encoding 50S ribosomal protein L9 yields MKLILTAEVDHLGVSGDIVEVKDGYGRNYLLPRGLAIVASRGAERQAEEIRRAREAKAVQGLEHAKELKTALEGLGPVELSVKSASDTGKLFGSVMAADVVAAIKKAGGPNLDKRTVQLPKAHIKSTGTHLVAVRLHPEVDASVSLNVVAG; encoded by the coding sequence ATGAAGCTGATTCTCACTGCAGAAGTCGACCACCTCGGAGTATCCGGCGACATTGTCGAGGTCAAGGACGGCTACGGCCGCAACTACCTGCTGCCGCGCGGGCTGGCCATCGTCGCTTCCCGCGGAGCCGAGCGCCAGGCCGAGGAGATCCGCCGCGCCCGTGAGGCCAAGGCGGTACAGGGCCTCGAGCACGCGAAGGAGCTCAAGACCGCGCTCGAAGGCCTCGGTCCTGTCGAGCTGTCCGTCAAGTCGGCCAGTGACACCGGCAAGCTGTTCGGTTCGGTGATGGCGGCCGACGTCGTTGCTGCCATCAAGAAGGCCGGCGGACCGAACCTCGACAAGCGGACGGTGCAACTGCCCAAGGCGCACATCAAGTCGACGGGCACGCACCTCGTTGCCGTGCGGCTACACCCCGAGGTCGACGCCTCGGTGTCCCTCAACGTAGTCGCAGGTTAA
- a CDS encoding replicative DNA helicase, whose protein sequence is MAVVDDLGHSGMDSPPPSEDYGRQPPQDNAAEMSVLGGMLLSKDAIADVLEKLRPGDFYRPAHQNVYDAILDLYGRGEPADAVTVAAELDRRGLLRRIGGAPYLHTLISTVPTAANAGYYAGIVAEKALLRRLVEAGTRVVQYGYAGADGADVNEIVDRAQSEIYDVTERRTTEDFVPLEELLQPTMDEIDAIASQGGIARGVPTGFVELDEVTNGLHAGQMIIIAARPGVGKALKLDTPLPTPSGWTTMGDVAVGDLLLGADGQPTKVVAATDVMLGRPCYEVEFSDGTVIVADAAHQWPTGYGIRTTAELRAGVDTIAAAGSMARYHGAATTLMAPVLQIDAVRRVRTVPVRCVEVDNSAHLYLAGRGMVPTHNSTLGLDFMRSCSIKHHLPSVIFSLEMSKSEIVMRLLSAEAKIKLADMRSGRMSDDDWTRLARRMSEISEAPLYIDDSPNLTMMEIRAKARRLSQKAGLRLIVVDYMQLMTSGKKYESRQQEVSDFSRSLKLMAKELDVPVVAISQLNRGPEQRTDKKPMVSDLRESGCLTANTRILRADNGAEVTFGELMRTGERPLVWSLDERKRMVARPMTNVFYSGHKEVFKMRLASGREIEATANHPFMTLDGWTPLGELQVGDRLAVPRRVPEPVDTQRMDESQVILLAHMIGDGSCVKRQPIRYASIDEQNLVAVSKAAQHFGVTAIRDEYEAARVTTLRLPAPYRLTHGKRNPIAAWLDRLGLFGKRSYEKFVPAEIFGLPNDQIALFLRHLWATDGSVRWDNKNGQARIYYATTSRRLADDVAALLLRLGIGARTYRARKTGYRDSWHVQISGADNQIRFLRSVDAHGEKFFAARQVLTQLEKIERGRVSSDTVPKEVWTHVRDAVAAKQMTHREFARMMNTQFCGSTMWKHSVGRRRLHRAAAILDNEKLHDLATNDVMWDKIVEITSIGAQDVYDGTVDGTHNFVANLISLHNSLEQDADMVILLHRPDAFERDDPRGGEADLILGKHRNGPTKTITVAHQLHLSRFTNMAKA, encoded by the coding sequence GTGGCTGTCGTGGATGACCTCGGCCATTCGGGTATGGACTCGCCGCCTCCCAGTGAGGACTACGGTCGGCAGCCCCCTCAGGACAATGCGGCCGAGATGTCCGTGCTGGGCGGCATGCTGCTGAGCAAGGACGCGATCGCCGACGTCCTGGAGAAGCTGCGGCCCGGTGACTTCTATCGCCCGGCGCATCAGAACGTCTACGACGCGATCCTCGATCTGTACGGCCGCGGTGAACCGGCTGATGCGGTGACGGTGGCGGCCGAGTTGGATCGGCGTGGCCTGTTGCGCCGGATCGGCGGGGCGCCGTATCTGCACACGCTGATCTCCACGGTGCCGACGGCGGCCAACGCGGGGTATTACGCGGGCATCGTGGCGGAAAAGGCGCTGCTGCGCCGGCTGGTGGAGGCGGGCACCCGGGTCGTGCAGTACGGCTATGCCGGCGCCGACGGCGCGGACGTCAACGAGATCGTGGACCGGGCGCAGTCGGAGATCTACGACGTCACCGAGCGGCGCACGACGGAAGACTTCGTGCCGCTCGAGGAACTGTTGCAGCCCACCATGGACGAGATCGATGCGATCGCGTCGCAGGGCGGTATCGCGCGCGGCGTTCCGACGGGCTTCGTCGAACTCGACGAGGTGACCAACGGCCTGCACGCCGGTCAGATGATCATCATCGCGGCGCGGCCGGGTGTGGGGAAGGCGCTCAAGCTCGACACCCCGTTGCCGACGCCGTCGGGTTGGACCACCATGGGAGACGTCGCGGTGGGCGATCTGTTGCTCGGCGCCGACGGCCAGCCCACCAAGGTGGTCGCCGCCACCGACGTGATGCTCGGCCGGCCGTGCTATGAGGTCGAATTCTCCGACGGCACAGTCATTGTCGCGGATGCCGCGCACCAGTGGCCGACGGGCTACGGGATCAGGACCACCGCGGAACTGCGCGCCGGTGTGGACACCATCGCGGCGGCCGGTTCGATGGCGCGCTACCACGGGGCTGCGACGACGTTGATGGCGCCGGTGCTGCAGATCGACGCGGTGCGGCGGGTGCGTACGGTTCCGGTGCGGTGTGTGGAGGTGGACAACAGCGCGCATCTCTATCTGGCTGGCCGGGGCATGGTACCGACGCACAACTCAACGCTCGGTTTGGATTTCATGCGGTCGTGCTCGATCAAGCACCATCTGCCGAGCGTCATCTTCAGTCTGGAAATGAGTAAGTCCGAGATCGTGATGCGGCTGTTGTCGGCGGAGGCGAAGATCAAGCTCGCCGACATGCGGTCGGGCCGGATGAGCGACGACGACTGGACGCGGTTGGCCCGTCGGATGAGCGAAATCAGCGAAGCGCCTTTGTATATCGACGATTCGCCGAACCTCACGATGATGGAGATTCGGGCGAAGGCCCGGCGGCTTTCCCAAAAAGCCGGTCTCCGTTTGATTGTCGTCGACTATATGCAGCTGATGACGTCGGGCAAGAAGTACGAATCGCGTCAGCAGGAAGTGTCGGACTTCTCGCGCAGCCTGAAGCTGATGGCCAAGGAACTCGATGTTCCAGTCGTGGCGATCAGCCAGCTGAACCGTGGACCGGAGCAGCGCACCGACAAGAAGCCCATGGTGTCTGACCTGCGTGAGTCGGGCTGCCTCACGGCGAATACGCGAATCCTGCGGGCCGACAACGGTGCCGAGGTGACCTTCGGTGAGCTGATGCGGACGGGGGAGCGGCCGTTGGTGTGGTCGCTGGACGAGCGCAAGCGGATGGTTGCGCGCCCGATGACCAACGTCTTCTACAGCGGTCATAAGGAAGTCTTCAAGATGCGCTTGGCCTCTGGGCGCGAGATCGAGGCGACAGCGAATCACCCGTTCATGACGTTGGACGGGTGGACGCCGCTCGGGGAGCTCCAAGTCGGTGACCGGCTGGCGGTGCCGCGGCGGGTGCCTGAACCTGTTGACACGCAACGCATGGACGAGTCACAGGTCATCCTGCTGGCGCACATGATCGGTGACGGCTCGTGTGTGAAGCGGCAGCCGATCCGATACGCGAGTATCGACGAGCAGAATCTCGTGGCGGTCTCGAAGGCCGCGCAGCATTTCGGAGTCACTGCCATCCGCGACGAGTATGAGGCCGCGCGGGTCACGACGCTGCGGTTGCCGGCGCCGTATCGGTTGACTCACGGGAAGCGGAATCCGATCGCCGCCTGGCTGGATCGGCTGGGGCTGTTCGGCAAGCGCAGTTACGAAAAGTTCGTTCCTGCCGAGATTTTCGGACTACCGAATGATCAGATCGCGTTGTTCCTACGCCATCTATGGGCGACCGACGGCTCCGTGCGGTGGGACAACAAGAACGGCCAGGCGCGGATCTATTACGCCACAACGAGCCGGCGGCTTGCAGACGATGTGGCAGCACTATTGCTGCGACTCGGTATCGGTGCCCGTACTTATCGCGCGCGCAAGACGGGTTACCGGGACTCCTGGCATGTCCAGATTTCGGGAGCAGACAATCAAATTCGTTTCCTGCGAAGTGTGGACGCGCATGGCGAGAAGTTCTTCGCCGCAAGGCAGGTTCTCACCCAGCTGGAAAAGATCGAACGCGGCAGAGTGTCTTCGGACACCGTGCCGAAGGAGGTGTGGACGCACGTTCGGGACGCGGTCGCTGCGAAGCAAATGACACACCGCGAGTTCGCTCGAATGATGAACACCCAGTTCTGCGGTTCGACGATGTGGAAGCACAGTGTTGGCCGCCGACGTCTGCACAGAGCTGCTGCGATCCTCGACAACGAAAAGCTCCATGATCTCGCGACCAATGACGTCATGTGGGACAAGATCGTCGAGATCACCAGCATCGGTGCGCAAGATGTCTACGACGGGACGGTCGACGGCACGCATAATTTCGTTGCTAATTTAATTAGCTTACATAATAGTCTCGAACAGGATGCCGATATGGTCATACTTTTGCATCGGCCGGATGCGTTCGAGCGTGACGACCCGCGCGGCGGTGAAGCGGACCTGATCCTGGGCAAACATCGCAACGGCCCGACAAAGACGATTACCGTTGCGCACCAACTGCATTTGTCGCGCTTCACCAACATGGCCAAGGCGTAA
- a CDS encoding nucleotide exchange factor GrpE: MVSPAEHSNAEQDGDRVADNQPEEVVSQRDSELAQLEDRWRRAAADLDNLRKRYARELDRERATERSRVAGAWLPIVDDLERAISHAGDQSDAVVAGVRSILDQALQVLERLGYPRDAEAGVPFDPERHEVVGVVDQPDSAPGTVVEVLRPGYGEGSRQLRPAAVVVSRRGE; the protein is encoded by the coding sequence ATGGTCAGCCCCGCAGAGCATTCCAACGCCGAGCAGGACGGTGACCGGGTAGCCGACAACCAACCAGAAGAGGTTGTGTCTCAACGTGATTCCGAGCTGGCTCAGCTCGAGGACCGCTGGCGGCGCGCCGCCGCCGATCTGGACAATTTGCGCAAGCGGTATGCCCGCGAATTGGACCGGGAACGAGCTACCGAACGATCCAGAGTGGCCGGCGCATGGCTGCCCATCGTGGACGACCTGGAGCGGGCCATCAGTCATGCCGGTGACCAGTCCGATGCGGTCGTCGCGGGCGTGCGGAGCATTCTCGATCAAGCGCTACAGGTCCTCGAGCGGCTCGGCTATCCGCGCGACGCGGAAGCAGGGGTCCCCTTCGACCCGGAGCGTCACGAGGTGGTCGGTGTGGTGGACCAGCCGGACAGCGCGCCCGGCACGGTTGTCGAAGTGCTTCGACCGGGCTACGGCGAAGGTTCGAGGCAGCTGCGGCCGGCGGCCGTGGTGGTCAGTCGACGCGGAGAGTGA